Proteins found in one Sulfurihydrogenibium sp. genomic segment:
- a CDS encoding efflux RND transporter permease subunit, translating to MDYFEQLPKLLDVKIPLSGGRYINLSEVAVIINSKYPSRAISGFSHAKNAVVFNILRQPDADTTTVIQNVDSQIESINKSLEKEGIRIYKSYDSSVFIKESIKSVRDAIVLGSIIAVLILFIFLRKLKLSFATLLTLPVVFFITIIGIKILGLDFNLFSLGGMAAAIGGLVDHLIIVIENIDRHLKMGKDKLNAIIDGSKEILPIMTAATLISTLVFLPLLFVPGVVGVFLKQLGLVLVLTYIVSQIAAIFLVPIVAYMLLPSRFKSQEDFISRLEKRYETFLERLFKYDFASLPLVLIIALSGFLLFRTIPTTFLPKWDEGSFVVDFTLPAGTPLEESYKTAMEMGKILNSIPEVKNWTLRIGTSLGHVVKQPNIGDFLVVLNENRTRSIFDIEDEVRKKIEAKFDNLEEFDLPQVVEDRLADILGEEAPISVILYGYDPDKLVKYGFKLRDLLREKPILTEVNLKTTFTSGEIRIRLKPETQSIYGLNLNDLYQQLYNAYWGNVVGNIVYGEKIINLRLISIDRQQFLNPENVKIYSPMVGRFIPLSQVAEVSYMTNVPEITHYNLSPVAVITVRFKGNDMSKAVKVVSQTIQEANLPSDITPVISGFYEQQQKSFKSLMFVILAALTLIGIFIMILFVDIKITISVLLAVILTLTGVLTALFITGKPLDITGLIGMLIVLSIVINNNVLIFDFYKNVAEEKLEKRILYATASRFRPITMTMLSNAFAMLPIALAIGSGTQILQDLAISMIGGLIFAIFLNLLIIPMLFHFLSRIRISKT from the coding sequence GTGGATTATTTTGAGCAATTACCTAAACTTTTAGATGTAAAAATACCACTTTCCGGTGGTAGATACATAAATCTATCTGAGGTAGCGGTAATTATAAACTCTAAGTATCCGTCAAGGGCTATCTCAGGGTTTTCTCACGCCAAAAATGCGGTTGTCTTTAACATCCTAAGACAGCCGGACGCAGATACAACAACGGTTATACAAAACGTTGACAGTCAAATAGAGAGTATAAATAAATCCTTGGAAAAGGAAGGTATCAGGATATACAAATCATATGACTCTTCCGTATTCATAAAAGAATCAATAAAAAGCGTAAGAGATGCGATAGTTTTAGGAAGTATTATAGCTGTCTTGATTCTGTTTATCTTTTTAAGGAAGTTAAAGCTTTCCTTTGCTACTTTGCTAACCCTTCCGGTGGTATTTTTCATCACAATCATAGGCATTAAAATTTTGGGCTTAGACTTTAATCTATTCTCTTTGGGCGGTATGGCTGCTGCAATAGGAGGCTTGGTAGACCACCTTATTATCGTAATAGAAAACATAGACAGACACCTAAAAATGGGCAAGGATAAGCTAAATGCCATAATAGACGGTTCAAAAGAGATTCTTCCTATCATGACCGCCGCAACTTTAATATCTACTTTAGTTTTCTTACCCCTTCTTTTTGTACCCGGTGTTGTTGGAGTATTTTTAAAACAGCTTGGTTTGGTATTAGTTTTGACATATATCGTTTCGCAAATTGCAGCCATATTTTTAGTCCCTATAGTAGCCTACATGCTACTACCAAGCAGATTTAAAAGTCAAGAAGACTTTATATCAAGATTAGAAAAACGTTATGAAACCTTTTTAGAAAGACTGTTTAAGTATGACTTTGCATCCCTGCCGCTTGTTTTAATTATTGCTTTATCAGGATTTTTACTTTTCAGGACAATTCCTACCACGTTTTTACCTAAATGGGATGAAGGAAGCTTTGTAGTAGACTTTACACTACCAGCAGGAACTCCTTTGGAAGAGTCTTACAAAACTGCCATGGAAATGGGAAAGATTTTAAATTCGATTCCTGAGGTCAAAAACTGGACTTTAAGAATAGGCACATCCTTAGGACACGTTGTAAAACAGCCTAACATCGGCGACTTCTTGGTGGTATTGAATGAGAACAGAACAAGAAGCATTTTTGATATAGAAGACGAGGTCAGAAAAAAGATAGAGGCGAAGTTTGACAACCTTGAAGAGTTTGACCTTCCACAGGTTGTAGAGGATAGATTGGCAGACATACTCGGAGAGGAAGCACCAATATCTGTAATACTCTACGGCTATGACCCTGACAAGCTTGTAAAATACGGATTTAAACTCAGAGACCTGCTAAGAGAAAAGCCTATCCTTACAGAGGTAAATTTAAAAACCACCTTCACATCAGGAGAGATAAGAATTAGATTAAAACCGGAGACACAGAGTATTTACGGCTTGAATTTAAACGACCTTTACCAACAGCTTTACAACGCCTACTGGGGAAATGTAGTAGGAAACATAGTTTACGGCGAGAAAATTATAAATCTTAGGTTGATATCCATAGACAGACAACAGTTTTTAAATCCAGAAAATGTAAAGATTTACTCTCCTATGGTAGGAAGGTTTATACCATTATCCCAAGTTGCAGAAGTGTCTTATATGACTAACGTTCCGGAAATCACACACTACAACCTATCTCCTGTTGCGGTTATAACTGTAAGATTTAAAGGTAACGATATGTCTAAGGCTGTAAAAGTAGTAAGTCAAACCATCCAAGAAGCAAACCTACCATCAGATATAACCCCCGTCATATCAGGATTTTACGAACAACAGCAGAAGTCTTTTAAAAGTCTAATGTTTGTAATTTTAGCAGCCTTAACTCTTATAGGCATTTTCATCATGATTCTTTTTGTAGATATAAAAATTACTATTTCTGTTTTACTTGCAGTGATTTTAACATTAACAGGAGTTTTAACAGCTCTTTTTATAACAGGAAAACCCCTTGATATAACCGGACTTATTGGAATGCTAATAGTTTTAAGCATTGTTATAAACAATAATGTTCTAATCTTTGATTTTTACAAAAATGTAGCAGAAGAAAAATTAGAAAAAAGAATCCTTTATGCAACTGCAAGCAGGTTTAGACCAATTACCATGACGATGTTATCAAACGCTTTTGCAATGCTACCGATTGCTTTAGCCATAGGAAGTGGAACCCAGATACTCCAAGACCTTGCCATAAGCATGATAGGAGGCCTAATTTTTGCCATATTCTTAAACTTACTGATAATACCGATGCTCTTTCACTTTTTATCAAGAATTAGAATAAGTAAAACATAA
- a CDS encoding MtnX-like HAD-IB family phosphatase yields MLTFFCDFDGTISKQDVIDTLLENYASRQWLEIEKLWNEGKITTRECLDAQMALITITEKELDDFLSKIEIDESFLMFVDFVKSNYNSKVYILSDGFKLFIEKILKPYGILSKIDGIYANDVRLINNKFQTFYNHSKPDCQLGVCKCSLVNSLKNNKSIYIGDGRSDFCVSQTTDFVFAKGKLFDFLKENKFKHFTKFSTFKDVINKIPYIKEVHNSCYFL; encoded by the coding sequence TTGCTTACATTTTTTTGTGATTTTGACGGAACGATATCAAAACAAGATGTAATAGACACATTATTAGAAAATTATGCATCAAGGCAGTGGCTTGAAATAGAAAAGCTATGGAATGAAGGCAAAATAACAACAAGAGAATGTTTAGACGCCCAAATGGCTCTAATAACTATAACAGAAAAAGAATTAGACGATTTTTTATCAAAGATAGAAATTGACGAAAGTTTTTTGATGTTTGTAGATTTTGTAAAATCAAACTACAACTCAAAAGTTTATATACTCAGCGATGGATTTAAGCTTTTCATTGAAAAAATATTAAAGCCTTATGGCATTCTGTCAAAAATAGATGGCATCTATGCAAACGATGTAAGGCTTATAAATAATAAATTTCAAACTTTCTATAACCATTCAAAGCCTGATTGTCAGCTTGGAGTTTGTAAGTGTTCGTTGGTTAATAGCTTGAAAAACAATAAATCTATCTATATTGGCGATGGCAGGTCTGATTTTTGTGTAAGTCAAACAACAGATTTTGTTTTTGCAAAAGGAAAGCTTTTTGATTTTCTAAAAGAAAATAAGTTTAAACACTTTACAAAATTTTCTACCTTTAAAGACGTAATAAATAAAATACCTTACATAAAGGAGGTGCACAACAGTTGCTATTTTCTGTAA